In Nitrospirota bacterium, a single genomic region encodes these proteins:
- a CDS encoding N-acetyltransferase family protein, with protein sequence MNGSPRNQPESEPGALMKFTIRRVRESDGMKIIGIFNHYVEHSFSAYPVESTTLRFFDRLRNMTCGQAFYVIEGDTAEVVGFGLLKEHHHASAFSKTAEMAYFIAPAYLHRGLGTMLMDALIEEARKMGITTLLASFSSQDEGIIAFHRRRGFAECGRFERIGRKFGKEFDVVWMQKFI encoded by the coding sequence GTGAACGGCTCACCCAGAAACCAGCCCGAGTCCGAGCCCGGCGCGCTCATGAAGTTCACCATCCGCCGGGTGCGTGAATCGGACGGCATGAAGATCATCGGTATCTTCAACCACTACGTAGAGCACAGCTTCTCCGCCTACCCCGTAGAATCGACCACCCTCCGCTTCTTCGACAGGCTCAGGAACATGACCTGCGGACAGGCCTTTTACGTAATCGAAGGGGATACCGCCGAAGTCGTCGGCTTCGGCCTGCTGAAAGAGCATCACCATGCGTCGGCCTTCTCCAAGACCGCCGAGATGGCGTACTTCATTGCCCCCGCCTATCTGCACCGGGGGCTCGGGACCATGCTCATGGACGCCCTCATAGAGGAAGCGCGGAAGATGGGGATCACGACCCTGCTCGCGAGCTTCTCTTCCCAGGACGAGGGTATCATCGCCTTCCATCGGCGGCGGGGTTTCGCCGAGTGCGGCCGGTTCGAGAGGATCGGCAGGAAGTTCGGGAAAGAGTTCGACGTCGTCTGGATGCAGAAGTTCATCTGA
- a CDS encoding metal-dependent hydrolase: MRLGAMFIMVISSTACLFTMPLIASAEGKTEITWLGHAAFRITTPTGKVLLVDPWIDNPVNKKGSDLVAAMDRTDLILLTHGHGDHVGNSVEIAKKTGAKLVATFDLGRAMVQFGGFPSQQWGVETGGHFGGEIALLDGEVKVTFVPALHGSGLEAVEDSALAKKSVYAGNPGGFIIAIKNGPVIYHTGDTDLFSDMALVGKFATVDIMLACIGDRFTMGPKRAAHAVRLVGPAVVIPMHYGTFPLLTGTPEQFGQEMKREKVKAKMQALKVNESMTWK, translated from the coding sequence ATGAGACTCGGAGCGATGTTCATCATGGTCATCTCCTCGACTGCCTGCCTGTTCACCATGCCGCTGATCGCGTCAGCCGAAGGAAAGACCGAGATCACCTGGCTCGGCCATGCCGCCTTCAGGATCACCACGCCCACGGGCAAGGTGCTGCTCGTCGATCCCTGGATCGACAACCCGGTGAATAAAAAGGGGAGTGACCTTGTAGCCGCTATGGACAGGACCGATCTCATCCTGCTCACTCATGGGCACGGCGACCATGTGGGCAACAGCGTCGAGATCGCGAAGAAGACCGGGGCGAAGCTCGTCGCCACCTTCGACCTGGGCCGCGCCATGGTGCAGTTCGGCGGCTTTCCCAGCCAGCAGTGGGGAGTGGAGACCGGGGGACACTTCGGGGGCGAGATTGCGCTCCTCGACGGCGAGGTGAAGGTTACCTTCGTGCCCGCCCTCCACGGCTCGGGCCTCGAAGCGGTCGAAGACAGCGCGCTCGCGAAAAAGAGCGTGTATGCCGGCAATCCGGGCGGCTTCATCATCGCCATCAAGAACGGACCGGTCATCTATCACACAGGGGATACCGACCTCTTCTCGGACATGGCGCTTGTCGGGAAGTTCGCCACGGTCGATATCATGCTCGCCTGCATCGGCGACCGCTTCACCATGGGGCCGAAGCGGGCCGCTCATGCCGTGAGGCTCGTGGGTCCGGCAGTCGTCATTCCCATGCATTACGGCACGTTCCCGCTCCTCACGGGCACGCCCGAGCAGTTCGGGCAGGAGATGAAACGAGAGAAGGTGAAGGCGAAGATGCAGGCGCTGAAGGTGAACGAGAGCATGACCTGGAAATAG